From uncultured Roseateles sp., the proteins below share one genomic window:
- the rlmN gene encoding 23S rRNA (adenine(2503)-C(2))-methyltransferase RlmN, whose amino-acid sequence MDAVNLLGFDLEGLAAFCEQLGEKRFRATQLFRWIHQKGAADFNAMSDLAKSLRDKLATRAVITALPIISEHVSTDGTVKWLFDVGAGDAVEAVFIPEDDRGTLCISSQAGCAVGCRFCSTGHQGFSRNLTTAEILAQLWFAEHTLRKRLGSDERVISNVVMMGMGEPLQNYSALVPALKVMLDDHGYGLSRRRVTVSTSGVVPMIDRLRDDCPVALAVSLHAPLDPLRDMLVPLNKKYPIAELLDACNRYLDKAPRDFITFEYCMLDEVNDTPELAAELVKLLRGHVSCKINLIPFNPFPASGLKRSSRERVTAFAKILQDAGLITTVRKTRGDDIDAACGQLAGEVQDRTRAHIRMVRAPVKAPGTEQNSPQ is encoded by the coding sequence ATGGACGCGGTCAACCTGCTTGGATTCGATCTGGAAGGCCTGGCCGCGTTTTGCGAGCAGCTGGGGGAAAAGCGCTTTCGCGCCACCCAGCTGTTCCGCTGGATTCATCAAAAGGGCGCGGCGGACTTCAACGCCATGTCCGACCTGGCCAAGTCGCTGCGCGACAAGCTGGCCACCCGCGCGGTCATCACCGCGCTGCCCATCATCAGCGAGCATGTCTCGACCGACGGCACCGTCAAGTGGCTGTTCGACGTCGGCGCAGGCGATGCCGTCGAGGCGGTGTTCATCCCCGAAGACGACCGCGGCACCTTGTGCATCTCGTCTCAGGCCGGCTGCGCCGTCGGCTGCCGTTTCTGCTCCACCGGCCATCAGGGCTTCAGCCGCAATCTGACCACGGCCGAGATCCTGGCCCAGCTCTGGTTTGCCGAGCACACGCTGCGCAAGCGTCTGGGCAGCGACGAGCGGGTGATCTCCAACGTCGTGATGATGGGCATGGGCGAGCCGCTGCAGAACTATTCGGCCCTGGTGCCGGCGCTGAAGGTGATGCTGGACGACCATGGCTACGGCCTGTCGCGCCGCCGCGTCACCGTCTCGACCTCGGGCGTGGTGCCCATGATAGACCGCCTGCGCGATGACTGCCCGGTGGCCCTGGCCGTGTCGCTGCACGCGCCGCTGGACCCGCTGCGCGACATGCTGGTGCCGCTGAACAAGAAGTACCCGATCGCCGAGCTGCTGGACGCCTGCAACCGCTATCTGGACAAGGCGCCGCGCGACTTCATCACCTTCGAGTACTGCATGCTCGACGAAGTCAACGACACCCCCGAACTGGCGGCCGAGCTGGTCAAGCTGCTGCGCGGCCATGTGTCGTGCAAGATCAATCTGATCCCGTTCAACCCGTTTCCGGCTTCGGGCCTGAAACGCAGTTCGCGCGAACGCGTCACGGCCTTTGCCAAGATCCTGCAGGATGCGGGCCTGATCACCACGGTGCGCAAAACCCGCGGCGACGATATCGACGCTGCCTGTGGTCAACTCGCGGGTGAGGTACAAGACCGAACCCGTGCGCACATCCGCATGGTGCGAGCCCCGGTGAAGGCGCCGGGAACAGAACAAAACAGTCCCCAGTGA
- the pilW gene encoding type IV pilus biogenesis/stability protein PilW, which yields MCWVLAVAMGLSACGTAGMGGSTVGPQIRTESDQTDNDRRAKVRLELAEGYFSRGQYTTALDEVKQAFAAKPELIEGYNLRGLIYAAMGEDALAEDSFRRALAINGRDADALHNYGWFLCQQQRWAAATAQFDLAIALPQYRGVPRTLLTKGVCQARAGQWLEAEGTLLRAFELDPASPAVTVNLAEVLYRRDDLDRARFYIRRVNSQAELLSAQTLWLALRIERKLGNTQSVRELGDQMLKRFPRSQEAQAFENGRFDD from the coding sequence TTGTGTTGGGTCCTGGCTGTGGCCATGGGCCTGTCGGCCTGCGGCACTGCGGGCATGGGCGGCTCCACCGTGGGCCCGCAGATCCGCACCGAATCCGATCAGACCGACAATGATCGCCGCGCCAAGGTGCGGCTGGAGTTGGCCGAGGGCTATTTCTCGCGCGGCCAGTACACGACCGCGTTGGACGAGGTCAAGCAGGCCTTTGCCGCCAAACCCGAACTGATTGAAGGCTACAACCTGCGCGGCCTGATCTATGCCGCGATGGGCGAAGACGCGCTGGCCGAGGACAGCTTCCGCCGCGCGCTGGCCATCAATGGCCGTGATGCCGACGCCTTGCACAACTACGGCTGGTTCCTGTGCCAGCAGCAGCGCTGGGCAGCCGCCACGGCGCAGTTTGATCTGGCCATCGCGCTGCCGCAGTACCGCGGCGTGCCTCGCACCCTGCTGACCAAGGGCGTGTGCCAGGCCCGCGCCGGCCAGTGGCTGGAGGCCGAGGGTACTTTGCTGCGCGCCTTCGAGCTCGACCCGGCCAGCCCGGCGGTGACGGTCAACCTGGCCGAGGTGCTGTACCGCCGTGACGACCTGGACCGCGCCCGCTTCTACATCCGCCGCGTCAACAGCCAGGCCGAGTTGCTCAGCGCCCAGACCCTGTGGCTGGCGCTGCGCATCGAACGCAAGCTGGGCAACACCCAGTCGGTGCGCGAGTTGGGCGATCAAATGCTGAAACGATTCCCTAGATCCCAAGAGGCCCAGGCCTTCGAGAATGGACGATTTGATGACTGA
- a CDS encoding helix-turn-helix domain-containing protein translates to MTEDSGLPVPPPPAEVPRTAGALLRQARQAKGLHIAALAASLKVPQRKLEALEADRHEELLDATFARALAQTMCRSLKVDPAPVLALLPHAVDPALDRVAQGLNQPFRERPGREEPQSWAWLKRPGPLAAIGLLIAAAAVYLAPSGLWSGLGQGEGAATPSAAASEAAFPPATASSGPAAGETVVEAAPAPLLSAPAAASAAPLSLSTPTTAAPAVVAAPPPVAAAAGNGPLRLSARAQTWVEVRDANDQMLANRTLESGEQLVLDGAMPLKIKIGNAAGAEVQFRGQPVDLSTRAVNNVARFELK, encoded by the coding sequence ATGACTGAGGATTCCGGCCTGCCCGTGCCGCCGCCCCCGGCCGAAGTGCCTCGTACGGCCGGCGCCTTGCTGCGCCAGGCCCGCCAGGCCAAGGGCCTGCATATCGCAGCGCTGGCGGCCTCGCTGAAGGTGCCGCAGCGCAAGCTCGAGGCGCTCGAGGCCGACCGCCACGAGGAGTTGCTGGATGCCACCTTCGCCCGCGCGCTGGCCCAGACCATGTGCCGTTCGCTGAAGGTCGATCCCGCGCCGGTGCTGGCCCTGCTGCCCCATGCCGTGGACCCGGCGCTGGACCGCGTCGCCCAGGGGCTGAACCAGCCCTTCCGCGAGCGTCCGGGCCGTGAGGAGCCTCAGTCTTGGGCCTGGCTGAAGCGGCCCGGGCCGCTGGCGGCCATCGGCCTGCTGATTGCCGCGGCGGCCGTCTATCTGGCGCCCAGTGGCCTGTGGAGCGGCCTGGGGCAGGGCGAGGGTGCGGCCACGCCCAGCGCCGCAGCATCGGAGGCCGCCTTCCCGCCCGCCACCGCCAGCTCGGGCCCGGCTGCCGGCGAGACGGTTGTCGAGGCCGCGCCGGCGCCGCTGCTGAGCGCGCCTGCGGCGGCTTCGGCTGCTCCGCTGAGCTTGAGCACGCCGACCACGGCTGCGCCAGCCGTGGTGGCCGCGCCGCCTCCGGTCGCAGCCGCCGCCGGCAACGGCCCGCTGCGCCTGAGCGCCCGCGCCCAGACCTGGGTCGAGGTGCGCGATGCCAATGACCAGATGCTGGCCAACCGCACCTTGGAAAGCGGCGAGCAACTGGTGCTCGACGGCGCCATGCCGCTCAAGATCAAGATCGGCAATGCGGCCGGTGCCGAGGTCCAGTTCCGCGGCCAGCCGGTGGACCTGAGCACGCGCGCGGTCAACAACGTGGCCCGCTTTGAACTCAAGTAA